The Pyrus communis chromosome 12, drPyrComm1.1, whole genome shotgun sequence genomic sequence ctaccacgttggactagttttagggcctaaaaacaacggaatcaaacttttccaaaaatacgaaaattcggccgaacttacagttcgtgatcccgacgtccaaatccttcaaacgaagcactccgagcttccttaggacctcaccaagcttcctacaagcttcaaaatcccaaaaaacatcaatctttacgtgtgcatgaacagtgcacatgcacagtgaaattgaaatccatgttttccgaagtgaaactcacctgaaattggtaccatcgtgttcgtgtggtcttcaggagtacgatggtggtcttagatccttcgttggtatagttttagggtggttttgtgggtggtccgtgtgagttcgaaggagagagagagaacggagagtgaatgagagatttgtgagggaggagagagagagagagacaagatgcagaaatgggggagagatttgagggaggtgagatcctacccaatccccaaatcagttacaacatattttacgccccttagtctcgtttaagggcattttcataacttcacgtcctcggaattaaaattccgggacgggttgtgacaatgATGAGtcgatttcatattatatattttaccctaatcttagtttattttggaagaattttgatactttgaattatattttcaatataggactttTGAATTCCTCTGGGGACAAATGTGATcaaatgaatgaattttggagtaatttcaAGTGGAGGATGTTCATAGTTGCTTAgcttgattatgtcaaagtttcagatttttctacctaACAGTTTATTTATGgcgataaaataaaggagcaatgtGCAGTGATGTCACAATGatgttttgggcttatttgggCATTTTAGGGTCCAAGATGGTGTACTTTGGGTTTGAGGCCTTCTACAATTATGTTCGGGACATCTCAAGCTTTAATTTCACCCATTTTGGGCTTATTTTGGAGCCCTAAAGATCTATAAACGTTGCTGATTTGTGGCTGGGCAGATTTCCCATATTTGATTAGGATTATGTTTTCTAGTTTCACTTAagttattatgtttcctagtttttaaaAGACATTTTTTCTAGTAAGGATTCTGTTTTTAGTAGTCTAAATAAGGCCAATTAGCCATTAGGGGGAgaaagcactttttttttttttttttttttttttttttttggggaactTGGTTTAGAGAGTGTtgacaattcaagtttatttacaaggtgttttctttccatgtttttaataatattttgttttatgattgttaggAACTAATTCTCTTTTACTAGGGCAACACCatgagccttagcaagaatatgtagtttcttttcaatttgcttatgatagtatgcatgcatgttttgaattatttatcactgtgtttaaactatctaattgtctagATGGTTGGCcatcattaggatatttagataagtaatttgatgcaattttggcggatggttgtccctgaaattgactaaGGCTTCTTGTAGTTAATATGTGTCACttcacttaggatgaacgaCACTTCTTAAGGGTTCCattgtttttcaaaaggttttcacaaaacttaatgagttgcATATTCACCTTCGATCTGGACACCATGAACGGGTTTATGTTAGATATGCGTTCTATGTTGGAGTTTCCAAGTAGGACATATTTTAGGAatacctaaccttcaaaatatgtatGGATAactcataagtaattggaagaaccacataggattgttaaggttaCGGCAGAACTTTAGtgtttaaattgattttcaaaacttttttcttttgttttctttactttgccaatttatttaattatttttaattaaattcgtttttttaaatttaggtcataaaatcaacatttttcaaactttgtttttgaataattaattaagatttggtatttactcaaattattcattcaatacCTATGGAGATCGACCTTGCTAGattaccttgtactcttgcaagtattttaagtgtttttatccctatttttttaggtggtaaaaatcctatcaccaTAAACACCTATTTGTAAATGCCATGTAATTAGGGCTTATGTGATTTTCCAACAATTTCCATAGAGTTTAatgggtttttatttgtttaaatttatcTAGATGTCATAGAGGATTAACATGAAAGGATACTTTTGATGTAACCAGATACCATGGCCGTTGAAAAATTTAGGGAAAATCAATCATCAATATTAGGAACTACTTGAGCATAACTGTagcatctcacatcgcccagggaagtggacaatctctacctagcacgaggccttttgggagctcactggtttcgggttccatcggaactccgaagttaagcaagttcgctccagagcaatcctaggatgggtgacctactaggaagttctcgtgtgagttcccagaaacaaaatcgtgagggcgtggttgggggcccaaagcggacaatatcatgcagTAGTGGAgttgagcctgggatgtggtgatggcccgggccggaatgtgacaacttggtatcagagccattcCCCAACCGGAAGTGTGCTGACGAAGAtgtcgggggggggggggggtggattgtagcatcctacatcgcccagggaagtggatcctctaagccttatatgtatattcccatctctacctagtacgaggcattttgggagctcattggcttcgggttccatcggaactccgaagttaagtgagttcgtgcgagagcaatcccagaatgggtgacctactgggaagttctcgtatgagtttccagaaacaaaactgtgagtgCGTGATtgggggcccaaaacggacaatatcgtgctacgatggaggagcccgggatgtgacaataacaTATTAAGGGAATGAAGTAGAATTGTTTACAGCGAATTCAGATTTCAagcttattttaattttaagctTAACTCAAATCATCATATCTTTTTCCATTAAAGTTTCtcagttataatttttttcaatttagttagtAAAAACCTTTAAAATCAATTCGATCTCTGTGGGACGATATCCATGCTTATATGCTATACTGTCATTTGATTTGTATACTTGTGAGCACTAAAATTTAAGACTTCATGAGGTTAATTTTGGTTATCTAATTTTCGCAACGggattcacaaatttttttttcccaacattttggattttggtttttCTATGTTTTCGAAAAATTGCATATAATCTCATTTGGGTGTTGTTCaaactgataaaaaaaaaactcaagtttggtgaaaattttggtGTTTGAATTTCTGGGTTTCTTTATAAAATGGTGACTGTGAATCTAGGAATGCTCCATTATGTTCTGGACCATTTATGGTGCATTCATGCACAGTACAAAGATTAGCCctccaaatttttttcaaagAGGGTGGGCTGAGGAGAGGAAAGGGACAAACATGTGCTATGGTGGGAGGGTTATATGAAAATGAATTGAAGTTTAAGGGGTGTTAATATAATGTTACAAAAGTGATGAggttttattaaaaattcaataaaCCTCAGATAATGTTAATGCAATTAACccatgcaaaaacaaaaaatccaaaaataaaataaacaaaagaagaaaaaattcaacTACAACTACCAACCATGCGGAACATCTAAATGACCTTTGACAAGCTGTTGATGAACCATTGAGTCATGTTCTGTCATAGTGGGGGCCCAGCCACGTGGCGTCCCTCTCACCCCCTACTGGTCAATCCcccaaataaaaatttcaaagaaaattcGAAACAACGAggacaaacaaccaaaaccccaacccagcaaatacatagaaaaataatagaaaaatcgagagagaaagagaaaggaagTGATCGATCGGTCAGATCAAATCGAATAATGGGTATGTATGACAAGGGGAGGTTTTGGGGGTAGAAGACCAGCAATGAAAGGCGTCTACTCGCCGCCCGGAGATTACATCTACTTCAGGTCCCAAGTCCCTCTTCACAAGATCCCAGTACGTTTCTTTTCACCTCCACTTCTCCTTTACCCTTTCgaatttctccatttttttgtgattttgttcCTGGGTTTGATTCTTTAGTTTGATTTTACTGCtgcattttttgttcttttgggtTTAGTCTTACCTTTTTAGAAAACCCAATTGTAAGATGGTTCCTATGTTTGTGCATAGTTTTGTATTTTCAACTGTATTATGACATGGGTTTGTATCAAGTTTGTGAATTTTGATATGGGGTTTTTTCTAATTTGCTCAATTGTGAGTTGAGGTTCTGCATGTGGAGCTGCTTATGTATGTACCCTTTTTCAGCTGTAAAGCTACATGATTAAGGTGTGTTGATAAGCAGGTTTCTGCTTATTTCTGATTTCTTATTGTCTTGATAATCGGGTTTACTTTGAACTACTGTGTATGTTTACATTGAAATACCGTGTATGCAGATTGGCACGAAGCAGTGGCGATACCATGATTTTGGCCCAAAAGCAGTACCTCCTCTTATTTGTCTTCCTGGAACAGCAGGGACAGCTGATGTCTGCTACAAGCAGATCATGCCCTTGTCCATGAAGGTAGTTGGCTGGCCTTCATATAATCTTCATTGTTTGTATCACATAAGTCTTTCCAAAGCATATTAGTATttgattttcgttttcttttgcGTCATAGGCACTTATAGACTATACTTTCCAGTTTTCATGGTCCACTGAGCttgattttttttctgtttagttgttttgttgcAAACAATCAGCAACTTGCATTTATAGTCCaagattttggatgaaaaaaaatttccgTGCATATTTGCTTTAGTTTTTGGTGTCTCTTGTATATGTTCAATCTCTGTATATTTGGATTTTATCTTTCTAGATAATGATTTCCTTTTATTCTCTTTAAATGGATAATTCAGTTGTTTAACTAGACCTTTAAGCCCTGATTTTTGGTCTCTGTGCTTCCGGTGCACTCAGGTTTCACTTTTCAGTAACATTTATATTTACCAATCCCAACCCCTCTCTGTCCAACACCCCTATATTTGAATGGTTGTAGCTGGTTAATCTTCTCAAGTTCTACTTAATAGATTAAACGTTAATACTAGTAAATTATAATATATGCAGGGTTATCGGGTGATTTCTGTTGATATTCCAAGTGTATGGAATCATCACGAGTGGATTCTAGCATTTGAGAAATTCTTGGATGCGATTGATGTCCATCACGTAAGAACTCCACTTACTTACAGTTTACTCCTGCCAGTGTCAATCTAATTTTCTTTAGTATTTCTGTTGCTTGCACTGAAGGAATTTCTCGTTTTCACAATGCACAAGTAGCTTTTTGGTTctaaattgttaatttctttaaGAACCACCCAACTGCTGCATACAGCTTTCAGTGATTAATGACCTTTTATCCCTACTTAATTATACATATGATATTTGGGTGCATCTTCATGTTATACTGTTAGCAAGGTGCTTCACGAATCAACACTTTTTCAGTGATTGTGCAAGATGGAAATATTACATTTTTGATTGCCTTTCTGCCACGCCCCGCTTCACAGATACACACGTAGAACTCTTGgtactttgaaattaaagaaagatcCTAAATTCCCTGATTTCTAGTGTGTGGGTAGTTGAGTAGTGATTTCAGTTATACAGACAGATTTGAACTTGGTATCTAAGTCATATGATAGTCAGATAGTAAATTCACTGCAATAATTTACACTGAATGCTGCATCTAGAAAATTGCTTTTAATTTGGATCAGATTGGAAGGATTTCAGACATATTACATGGAATACAGTTAAACTATCCCTATGTCTAAAAACAAAGAGTTAACTATCCCTTAAATAAAATCATTCTTAGCACCATGAtattctgtttttttttgttttagattAGATAATTAAACAGTTGCTGATTTTCTGGATATGAAATGCCTATTCAAATGGTGAAAAGTGATTGGAGCAGAGAAAGGGGAAACCCGCTGTCCATGAAATATTACATCATGTACTTGAGAAATGTGCTTCATAACAGTGCATATCTTGATATATAACTTAAATGAATTGTGAGATTTTCTAATTGATGTTAAAACATCTTCTCATACTTGTGGGGGctctagttaaaaaaaaaaaaaaaatagttctttTAGGTAATCTGATCAATTTCTTTCTAACAGATACATATCTATGGTACAGCCCTTGGGGGCTTCTTGGCTCAACTTTTTGCTCAGCATCGTCCAAGAAGAGTTCGGTCATTGATACTATCAAACACATTTTTGGACACGCGTAACTTCTCTGCAGAAATGCCATGGGCTCCCGTGTATGTTTGTCATGTTGTATTTTACACATTGATAAAGCTACAGGCATGCTGTCAATTTGTGCCAAATCAAAAATTAGGTATTAGATGGCAAATATTTAATGAGTGGTTTTGATAGAGGTTGATAGTTAAGCTATTTATTTCAACATCTGTGTTCCAGTGTTTTATAAGTGTTCAGACGTTGCATTGACCTAGCAAAGGGTTGTAATGGTCTTTGGTACTGCTTGatgtttcttggttttttaAGTTCTGTTCTTCCTTTCAAATAACCTAAATTATGTATTACCAGGATAAGTATTTAGCCTTTTAACTTCTCCCTGCTTCCATGGAATATTGAGCATTTGACCTAACTGATTGAAGGGATCAAGTTGATTGAAATTATCTACTTACCCTCTCAAGTGGCTAATCTCATCTGGGTTCTAAAGTGACATCATtattaatgaaatgtcacttgTGAAATAAAAAACTTCGTACGATCCTTATAAGGGATTACGTTCATTGGAACCATTTATCCACCCTTTTTCATggttatttttgtttgattttcaaataaaacaagaaaagaaaggttCCACCGTAcatcaatttttaatcaaaatgtttggCATTATTGATTGGATATGATATACTGTTCCTCTGGAATTTAAATTCTCTATATATTGTTACAAGGTGCATGCTGCATTTATATAGTCTTTTGGCTCATAGAGTAATTTGCttccaattttgttttcttttgacaGATTGAGTTACCTGATTATGGTATTGTCTTATGCAGCATTAATTGGACCCcttcttttttgttgaaaagatatGTCTTGACCGGAATACTCGATGGCCCCCATGAGCCATTTATTGCAGATTCAGTCGACTTTGTTGTTTCTCAGGTAGAGTCTGTGAACGCCTTTACAATCTACCCGTTATGGCTATCCTTGTTACTTGTACAAGTTGAACGGTTGTGCAAGCTGTTGTAGTTTCTGACTTGGAACTGTGATAAATCAGGTTGAGATGCTCTCAAGAGAGGACCTCGCCTCCAGGTTAACTTTAACCGCTGATACTGTTTCAGTTGGACCGCTGTTGCTTACAGATTCATTCATTACTATAATGGATGTATGTATTCCAGATCTGGTTTGGTTTGTGTTGGTGCATACAAATACATTTTCAAATAATCCCTCTAGAAACAAGTGTTTGGTTACGTAATATATCACACTGCGTTTGTTGCGATAAATGTCTTTCTAGATTCGGAGTTACTTCACTTCTTCATCCTAAATTGTTTTGAAGAGACCAGCTGTGGTGTGGATATGATTCTTTCAACCACTGTTTAAATGTGAATGTCTACGGCTTTATGCCTTAGCATGTTTGTTCATACATCTGAACCTTCTTGCAATACCATAGATAGGGAAGTTTAAACATTTAAGCTGACCAGTCAAAAAATTTCTTCCTGAAACATATACATGAAGACAAATGACTACAGCGGGATTCCTCAACAACTCAAAGATGAAGTTGGCGAAAGGTATCTTAACGCAAGGCAAGCACAATTGAAGACTGGGGGAGATTTTCCGTTCCTGTCACGACCAGATGAAGTTAACTTACATCTTCAGGTAAATGGTCTCTCTAATTTGCTTCTACAAGTCTTTATGACCGTATAATCCAATGGTGTTTGCAATGTGGTCAGCTGCATCTAAGACAGGTTGGTGTGGAACCTCGACCTGACTTAGTTCCAGGTATTTCAAAGGGAGGTGGCGGTGGTAGTTCTAGCAAAGAGAGTGAGAAAAAAGACCCAGAAGATCCACCCAATGATGATAAAGGAAGCCTGGATAATCCATTTGCAGAACCTCAGCTACCTCCGGCTCCAGAGAGTTCAGAATCTCATAGCTCAGAAGACCAGCTCATCAGCAATGCAAAATTCTGCCACTTCGGTGATGGAGACACgaccttgaagaatcaacacaCTATAACCACTGAATTTGTTATGCGACTTGGTCGTGAGATGTTTTCTGTTCATTTGCTTTCATTTTATATGGCATCGTTGTACATTAGTTTGAACTGTAATCCGAAGCTCAGACCTGTTGTGTAAAGTGGAGCATCTTGACATTGTTGTTTGTTGCTTGGATTCTGATTCTGAGTTCACATGTGCTTATCTCCAAGCCCTTTGTGGTGTTACGAATAGTAATATAAGCCCTCATCTCCTTGCATTAGATTCGGCAGCGTCGAAATACCTACTATGCGAGACTTTCAACTTCACACGAGGGCCCAATGGCCTACGATAGTCTCTCCTAATGGTCGTGAATCGATGTACAAAAAGTTCGATTGTTCACAATGAGGTCCAAGTTAAGGCTCCCAACAGCAACCGTGATGAGTCAGTGTCGTACATTGAGGACTCACTTGGTGTTGAGGATTGGAGTGGAATAACCTAACTGTATTTAAAGTatgtttgaagaaagaaataaaaaggtcATGTTCAACTTGAAGGTTGACGATAAATTATTCAATAATGAAACTTATCCATTTCAATCCCCCCAAAATGGTGGGATTGTCTTCTTAAAAAACTGAtgtttccttctcaaagttaaAAATTATTCATATCTACCTTCGATAAAACTTGAAAGTTACAAGTTACCCAATCCATTCTAATCCTAGTCACCAAACGAGCACCAAAGCATTTAGCAACTACATCAAGCTTCCAAATGTTACTTGAAGGTCTTACATTGGTTTTTCGATACCTCAGCTACATCCCATTCCCTAGGGCAAGACTCACCTACATAACCCATTAATACTTTACTCCACAGTTCATCACAGGACTGGGAAGGCTTCTCCAAGATCATTCAAACTATTGCAACAAGCATTGCATTGAAGGCATAGACTGCACCTTACTAACACAAATATCATTGCACCATTTCCATGTACTACAATTAGCAGCTCAAGTTCTGTTGTTTACTTGGTCTTCAACCGAAAGATGACCAAGTCTAGACATTCAAAAATATTCACGGTTGAGGGAACTTCCTCTTACCCGAGTGTTCAACATGATAATGAAGTGAACTCTATTCAATGTTGGCAGACGGTCAATCTAGAGCGTTAATGAAGTGAACTCTATTCAATTCTATGGTCCAACATTGATAATTGACATCGTAACATGACAGATTATGACAATAGAACATTACTCTTCAAATATCCTCGTCCGCAAAACCTGCCAGACCAAACTTATTAAGTTGTCTAATTCTTACATCAAAATATCCTATGACTGTAACACTCCACATTTCCACGTTAAATAAATCCAGCATTGAGAATTTGCACCACCAATGACCGATGCGAAACTCGCATCTAAATCCTACATTCACAACTAAATGATTGTATTCGAGACATAAAGTTTACAGAGGAAGCATTGCCTCATATGCTTCTCAATTACCATTTCTTTGAGCTTGAGGTGCAAATGCAATCGAAACGCAAGCGAAATGCAACCGAAAGATCAGACTTTACAAAAACAGCAAACTTCccaaacagaaacaaaattcCAGACCACAAAGTAATCCAGCAAATCCAGATTACATTCCATAAAATCATCAGCACTTACATCCCAAACACCTCCAAATTTACCAAGTACTCGACACAAATTTCAATTCACCACaaacaaaatccaaacaaacaaacccaaaatttaccataaaaagaagaaaaagacgtACATTACTCCCAAATTACTTCCACAAAACACTTTCACCCAGGCAAAACGTACCGTTTCGTCCCTCACTTGGCCACCATTCTGGCAATGAAGTCCTCGTATTTGATCTTCCCATCGGACCCGACATCCACCTCTCGGATCCACTCGTCAAATTCGGAGGGCTCCAATTTCTCGCCGATGCTGGTGAGGATGTGCCGGAGCTCCGAGACGGAGACGAACCCGGTGGAGTCCTTGTCGAGAACCTTGAAGGCGTCGCGGAGCTGGCGATCGAAGGGCTCGGGCTTCATGTGCTTGGCCATGAGTTCGAGGAAGCGAGGGAAGTCGAAGGGGGCGGTGAGCTTCTCCTCGGCGACTATGGATTTGAGTTGGGCCTGGGTCGGGTTGCCACCGAGCGATCGCATTAGGATCCCTAGCTCGGACGGAGCAATCTTGCCGTCGTTGTCGGTATCGAAGAGCGTGAACGCCTCCTTCATCGACGATACTTGGTCATCGCTCAAATCCTTGCCCATTTTTCCGGGTTCGCGGTTCGGGTTTTCGGGTCTCTCTCTGCGAAACTGGCTGGCTTTTGTCCCTTTTATTTCTCTGGGAGAAGTAATGGTGGAAAGGAATTTGGAATTTGAACAGAGGGAAGGAAATAATTGTTAGAGCGCTAACATACGTGGCGTCGTTTTGTGAGGAGTACACTAACTGTGTAATGGTGTCGTGTTGACGTTTGAGGTGCAAAAAATTAAGACAAGTTGTTACTTAACATTACAGTAatgatattcttttttctttgtaagTAAAAAGTTTTAGATTCATTATTACTAAAGGGAAATTTGAACAACATATATGTTAACCTTTTGTGAAGTTAAGCTCACAACTCTTCTTCTTAGATAATATCGTtgattaaaggaaaaaaaaaaaaaaaatccaaagacAAGTTCAAACTCTAATGCTTCCAAGATTAGAAAAGAGTTTGGCGGTTCGAACTCTTCATTTTCTAacgtaatttaaaatatttatagtaaattcaataatttttttttataaagacagAGAAATATaacttatttaaaatatttaatcttAGTTTACTATCTTaaagttttttggttttcaaggTATATGAactttttttcatcccaaaCTGGTAcctaaaatcataattttgagACAttcatgtgacatcccacatcgcccaggggagtgatccttaaatgtatattctcatccctacctagcacgaagccttt encodes the following:
- the LOC137710888 gene encoding probable calcium-binding protein CML13: MGKDLSDDQVSSMKEAFTLFDTDNDGKIAPSELGILMRSLGGNPTQAQLKSIVAEEKLTAPFDFPRFLELMAKHMKPEPFDRQLRDAFKVLDKDSTGFVSVSELRHILTSIGEKLEPSEFDEWIREVDVGSDGKIKYEDFIARMVAK
- the LOC137711222 gene encoding uncharacterized protein isoform X2, with protein sequence MTRGGFGGRRPAMKGVYSPPGDYIYFRSQVPLHKIPIGTKQWRYHDFGPKAVPPLICLPGTAGTADVCYKQIMPLSMKGYRVISVDIPSVWNHHEWILAFEKFLDAIDVHHIHIYGTALGGFLAQLFAQHRPRRVRSLILSNTFLDTRNFSAEMPWAPVINWTPSFLLKRYVLTGILDGPHEPFIADSVDFVVSQVEMLSREDLASRLTLTADTVSVGPLLLTDSFITIMDTNDYSGIPQQLKDEVGERYLNARQAQLKTGGDFPFLSRPDEVNLHLQFQVFQREVAVVVLAKRVRKKTQKIHPMMIKEAWIIHLQNLSYLRLQRVQNLIAQKTSSSAMQNSATSVMETRP
- the LOC137711222 gene encoding uncharacterized protein isoform X1, with the protein product MTRGGFGGRRPAMKGVYSPPGDYIYFRSQVPLHKIPIGTKQWRYHDFGPKAVPPLICLPGTAGTADVCYKQIMPLSMKGYRVISVDIPSVWNHHEWILAFEKFLDAIDVHHIHIYGTALGGFLAQLFAQHRPRRVRSLILSNTFLDTRNFSAEMPWAPVINWTPSFLLKRYVLTGILDGPHEPFIADSVDFVVSQVEMLSREDLASRLTLTADTVSVGPLLLTDSFITIMDTNDYSGIPQQLKDEVGERYLNARQAQLKTGGDFPFLSRPDEVNLHLQLHLRQVGVEPRPDLVPGISKGGGGGSSSKESEKKDPEDPPNDDKGSLDNPFAEPQLPPAPESSESHSSEDQLISNAKFCHFGDGDTTLKNQHTITTEFVMRLGREMFSVHLLSFYMASLYISLNCNPKLRPVV